TAGCAGATGAGGTACGCAATCTTGCAGAACAGTCTCAGCGAAGTCTTGCAGAGTCCTATCAAATTATCGAAGAAATTGTGAAAGATATCGTGGAAACGAGTAAACTTATGGCCCAAAATGCCAAAGAATTGCAAGCTATTAACAATCAAGTCCACAAAAATGAAGAGGATATATCACAGATCCACTCCTTTATGGATCAAGTCAACCAGATTAGCAATGCCTCTTATGAACAATCGAAAAATTTGGCACAATCAGTAGAAAATATACTCCATAAAATCAATCAAATCAAAGAGAGCTCAAGCAAGAGTTTGCAGAGTGTAGATTCCATCATTAAAATGATCAATGAACTAGAGGGGATAGCTGAAGAACTGGAAAAAGTTCTCCAGCAATTTAAAGTCTAAATCATGCTTTAATAGCGTAATAACACCGTTTTGGAGACTCGATTTTCCCTTCGCTTTTTAGTTTTTTAATCACTTTATCTACCTCTTTTTTATCTACACCCAAAGCTTCTGCTATTTCACCGCTTTTTAACGGTTTATCGGAATTTTTTAAAAGTTCTAAAACTTTTTCTTCCATAATGCCTCCTTTATAGGGTTTCTACCAATGTATCCAAAGATAATCTATGTTTCGGTGGTTGAGGTTTGAGTCTGTATCCAAAGGTCAAAATTAGGGCAACCTCTTCTTTTTGAGGATCAAGACCCAAATAATTTTCTACTTTTGCTTTTTCAAATCCTTCGATCGGACAGCTGTCTATCTTTCGAAAAGCAGCTCCTGTCATCATATTTGCCGCTGCTATATAGCACTGTTTTTGCACCCAGCAACTTATATCCTGCTCAGCCAAAAAACTTTTGTAACGTTCTATATAAGCTTTTGTCCTCGCTTCATCCAATCCCCTTCTTGCAAACATGGCCTGGATATATGTATCATCTTGCACTACCGCTTTATTGGCTTTAATAACAACAAGATGACTACATGTGGTAATTTGCTTTTGATTCCAGCAAAGAGGCTGAAGTGCCTCTTTTTTCTTTTCATCTTCAATAACCAAAAATCGCCACGGCTCCATCCCAAAAGAGCTTGGACTCAAACGCCCACACTCTAAAATGAACTCAAAATCTTCCTTTGAAATCTTCCTGGTATGATCAAATATCTTACATGCATGGCGAAATTCCATCGCTTCCAAAAAAGGATCATGCATGATAAATCCTCTCTTTTATAGAAAGTACATAATCTCCCAAATCTTCATATTGATTTCTTGCTTCAGGCAATATATCTTCATGGTCTATTATATTCGTATGAATCGTCGTATCCACTTTTTCCATCAATTCCAAAAGTGTCTTCACATCTTCCTTGGAGATATCACAAAATGATGCAAAATCATTCCCTTCAAAAAACCGGATTCTGTTTGCTTTGGCAGTATACTCTTCTAAAAACCATTTGGCTCCTTCACAATGAAAAGAAGCCTCTTTTAAAAACTGCATCAAAGCACTTATTTTCTCTATTTCCTCTTGCTTGTTTTGCGTATACGCCATGGCTGAATCATATATGAGCTGTGCTTTTTTAAGATTTTGTGACACCGCTTTTTGTTTCAAAAGTAGATACACAACATATCCTATTAAGATAGAAATAGTGGCACTCACAGCGATACCTAAAGCTGGTGCGGCATGAGACGAACCAATGATCAGTGAACTATAAAAGCTGTACGCCTCTTCAAAAAAAGTTCTTCCCAATAGATCGGGACTGAGATTGAGCCCTTTCAATACAGCACCACCCAATCCAAATCCGATAAAAATAACGATGGATATTATAATGCCCCATAGAACTGCACCTGCATTACCTTTTTTTGGCTCCACAATCGTATATTCACTCTCAAACTCAAAATCAGGAAGCTGTGGTTTTTGAGGCTCACTTTTTTCAAAAGATCTTTTTGGAATATTCTCTATAGATTCAATAGCCTTTTTTGCTCGCTCCAATACTCCAACTTCCAGCTCTTGCAATAATAGTTCAAATTTTTCTTTGGCCAATCGATACGATTCAACGGTTTCATTAAAATTTTGCTGAATCTCTTGGGCAACCTCTTTTGACTTTTGGATCAACTCTTTGATTTTGGTACTTTTACTCATAGCTCATCCTTTCTATTTCTTCTGTTTCGCCATCCTTTTTCGGACATGGGGATCAAGATAGCGTTTACGAAGCCGAATCGATTTTGGCGTCACTTCCACAAGCTCATCCTCTTCTATCCATTCCAGTGCCCGCTCCAATGTCATCTTTCGTGGAGGAGTCAGTTTAATAGCATCATCGCTTCCGGAAGCTCTGACGTTGGTCAGGTTTTTCCCCTTGATGGGGTTGACTTCCAAGTCATTCGGACGAGAATGCTCTCCTATAATCATCCCGACATAGACTTCCGTTCCGGGTTCAATGAAAAGCACTCCCCTTTCTTGCAGGTTGAACAGCGCATAAGCGAGAGCTTTTCCACTCTCCATAGAGATCAGTGCACCATTTTTTCGGTGTTCCACCTCTCCCACAAATGGTCGGAAATCCAAAAAGGAGTGGTTCATAACACCTTCTCCTTTCGTATCGGTCAAAAATTCGCTTCGAAAGCCGATAAGCCCACGGGCCGGTATCTCAAATTCGATTCTCACATACCCTTCATCCATTGGTGTCATAGAACTCATTACCGCTTTTCTCCGCCCAAGTTTATCGATCACCGTTCCGCTGAAATCTTCCGGAACATCCACGACAAGATACTCGAACGGTTCGAGTCGTATGCCGTTTTCCTCTTTTATAATCACTTCGGGTCTTGAGATATTGAACTCATACCCCTCTCGTCGCATATTTTCGGCCAAAATCGTGATTTGCAACTCACCTCGGCCGCTCACTTTAAATCGTCCTTCCCCAACCTCTTGGACCTTCATCGCGATATTTGTCTCAGTCTCTTTAAAAAGGCGATCTTTAAGCTTGTTGGATGTCACATGTTTTCCCTCAAGCCCTGCCAAAGGTGAATCATTGACACTAAAATAGACACTGAGTGTCGGCTCTTCGATATGAAGAGGATCGAGTGGCATAGGATTTGCCGGATCCACAAGACTATCACCTACATCAATTCCCTCAAACCCGGCAATCGCTACGATATCGCCAGCTTCAGCCTCGTCAATCTCCATTCGATTAAGGCCCAAAAAGCCAATAAGTTTGGAGATTCGTCCCTTTTGCTCTTCTCCATCGGCTTTGACAAGAAGCAGTTCATCTCCCCGCTTCACTTGACCATTAAAAATCCTCGCAATGCCGATGCGTCCCACATAATTGTCATAATCGAGTGTAAAGACTTGAATCTGTGTCGGATTTTCAGGACTTCCGCTTGGAGAAGGTACATGCTCGATGATCGCTTCAAAAAGTGGAGTTAAATCTTTGTTTTCATCATCCAAATTCCATTTGGCGTATCCGTCTCTTGCCGCTGCATAAAGGATTGGAAAATCGAGCTGCTCTTCGTTGGCATCCATCGCCACAAAAAGATCAAATATCTCATCAACGACACGCTCCGGCTCAGCTGCAGGTTTATCGATTTTATTGATTACCACGATAGGTTTCAGCCCCAAACTGATCGCTTTTTTCACAACAAACTTTGTTTGGGGCATAACACCCTCTTGTGCATCCACTAAAAGAAGTACCCCATCTACCATCTTCAAAACCCGCTCTACCTCGCCACCAAAGTCGGCGTGTCCGGGAGTATCGATGATATTGATTTTAAAATCGCCATAACGAATAGCCGTATTTTTTGAAAGAATCGTAATACCACGCTCTCGCTCCAAATCGTTACTGTCCATAGCCCGTTCAGCCAACTCTTTGTGCGCTTCGATGGTACCAGATTGTTTTAAAAGTTCATCAACTAGTGTTGTTTTTCCATGATCAACGTGTGCTATCACCGCAATATTTCGAATTTTTTGCATCCATTTCCTCTTTTTAACCTAAAATTTATCTTATTTTACTACCCTTTTGCAAAAGGAGAGATTAAATGATCAACTACTTGATTTTTGATATGGATGGAACGCTGATTGACAGCTCTGCAATCATCTCAAATTCCATCAACTATGTGCGAAGCAAACTAGGCCTTCCGCCAATGGATAAAAGAGTCATTTTAGAAGCGGTCAACGATACTACCATTCATCGGCCAAAATTTTTTTACGGAGTAGAAGAATACAAGAAAGAACATGTGGAGTGGTTTCGGGAATACTATGCAAAAAATCATCACAAAGAGACAGTTTTGTATACCGGAATAAAAGAGCTATTAGAAGAGATACGACCATTTTTTCACTTCTCCCTTGCGACAAATGCATATAGGGAGAGTGCAGAGCTTATTCTTAAAAATCTTGGGATTTATGACTATTTTGAGATCATCGTCTGTGGTGATGAGGTCGCTCATCCAAAACCGGCTCCAGATATGATAGAAAAAATTATCGATTTTTTTAGATGCAAAAAAGATGAAATTTTGCTTATAGGCGATGGAAAAACGGATGAAGAGGCAGCACGAGCTGCTGGAATAGAGTTTGTAAAAGTGAACTGGGGATGGAGCCAATACGAGGATGCAATCAAAAGCGTGGATGAATTGAGGAAAATTCTTTTATCCCTTAAAGCCTAATGCCATAAATCTCATGATACAGACTCATGGCATACCGATCGCTCATCCCCGCTATAAAATCGGCTACGACTCTGTAGACCTTATCTTTTTTTGCCCGTTCATAAAACTCATCCGGCATCAACCTCGGCTCCTCCACCAAAGCCTGAAAAAGTCCTTCGATACACTTTTTGCCTGCATACATTTTCCGCAATATTTGCGAATGCCTGTAGAGCTTTTCAAACAAAATCTTTTTAAGCTTTTTGATCTGTGTGGCTATGGAAGAAGGATAGCATATTGGAAGGGGCTCACTTGCTGGGATCGTTGCACATAATACCGCATCACTTCTTGGAATATGCTTTTGGGATTCATTGATCAAAGAGACAACCATCTTGGCAATAAGCAGTGAAGTAAAGCGATATCGAAACAGTTTCTCTTCTTTTTTATACCCTTCTTTCTGTGCTTCCTCCATCACCTCCTGGACAAGTTCGTTTTCCTCAATCGTATCAAAATCGATCAATCCATACTTGATTCCATCATCGATATCAGCACTGATATAAGCAATTTCATCTGCTTTGTCCACAATCATCGCCTCTAAACTTGGATGGTAATCGAGTTTGAATACCTCATCATACCAACTGCTTAAAAAATGCTTTTTGTATGGATAGGAGTGCTTTAAAATTCCCTCAAGAGTAGCAAAAGTAAGATTGAGTCCATCAAAATCTTTGTATCGCTTTTCAAGTTTCGTAACTACTCGAAATGATTGAAAATTGTGTTCAAATCCGTTTGAACTAAACGATTTTTTGATCAAAAGATCCAGTGCATCCCCACCTACATGCCCAAAAGGGGTATGACCAAGATCGTGAGCTAGAGCGATGGATTCTGCAAGAGGTTCGCTAAGACCAAGTTCTCGCGCAATCGTTCTAGAAATCTGAGCTACCTCCAAAGAGTGGGTAAGACGAGTCCGGAAATAGTCCCCCACATAGTTGATAAAGACTTGTGTTTTATATTCAAGCCTGCGAAAAGAGGAGGAGTGAATGATTCGATCGCGATCTCTATAAAAAGAGTCTCGAAAATCGTTGATGCTTGGATAGAAGCGATCACTGCACTTCATTGCGAAGCTTTTTGAGTTTTCTAAAGACATTTGCAAAATCTATCTCCACCGCACATATTCCTTCCAATTTCGCCTTCTCATTCAAAAAATCGCCAACTTTTTTATATTTTCCATCTTCAAGTCGGTAGATTTTCGCTTTGTAATCTTTTGGATAAACAAGGATATAATACTTCACTCCCTCCTCAGCATAGATGGCGAATTTTACATCCTCATCTCTTGTAGCGCTTGATGGACTGACCACTTCTGCTATGATTAAGGGGGCTTTTTGGATGAAATCGGTAAGTTCTCCACATACCACACTGATATCTGGACGCACTACGTTTTTCTCATCTATTTTCCAATCCTCTTCTACCAAAACATAACACTCATCACACTCTTCCAAAGATTTTTCCAACTCATGTGCAATACGAGAAAGCAACATCTGATGATCACTCACCGGACTTGGAGCCATTGCAACTGGCACACCATCAATAAGTTCCCATTCTCCTTCCCACTGCTTATAATCCTCATAGGTATATTCCGGAATATAGCGGACTGTCATAGGAATCCTTTGTGGTATAATCTATAACCATTATAGCAAAAGGATGGCTATGCAAGTGACGCTTCTTCATCACTCCCCTTTGCCTGTGGCAGCTCATGCCATTAGAACCTGCTGGCAAAGTTTTGACAAAAGCGATGGAGGAGGTCCAAAAGACCAGGAGCTGATCGACAGAGTCGGAAACAAGTATAAACACGCTTCCACATTGGAACATCTGGTCTACACCTTTTACATACAAGGGATAAGTCGTGCTTTACTGCAGGAACTTGCCCGTCACCGTATGGCGAGTCT
This region of Nitratiruptor sp. YY08-10 genomic DNA includes:
- a CDS encoding HAD family hydrolase, translated to MINYLIFDMDGTLIDSSAIISNSINYVRSKLGLPPMDKRVILEAVNDTTIHRPKFFYGVEEYKKEHVEWFREYYAKNHHKETVLYTGIKELLEEIRPFFHFSLATNAYRESAELILKNLGIYDYFEIIVCGDEVAHPKPAPDMIEKIIDFFRCKKDEILLIGDGKTDEEAARAAGIEFVKVNWGWSQYEDAIKSVDELRKILLSLKA
- the typA gene encoding translational GTPase TypA, with the protein product MQKIRNIAVIAHVDHGKTTLVDELLKQSGTIEAHKELAERAMDSNDLERERGITILSKNTAIRYGDFKINIIDTPGHADFGGEVERVLKMVDGVLLLVDAQEGVMPQTKFVVKKAISLGLKPIVVINKIDKPAAEPERVVDEIFDLFVAMDANEEQLDFPILYAAARDGYAKWNLDDENKDLTPLFEAIIEHVPSPSGSPENPTQIQVFTLDYDNYVGRIGIARIFNGQVKRGDELLLVKADGEEQKGRISKLIGFLGLNRMEIDEAEAGDIVAIAGFEGIDVGDSLVDPANPMPLDPLHIEEPTLSVYFSVNDSPLAGLEGKHVTSNKLKDRLFKETETNIAMKVQEVGEGRFKVSGRGELQITILAENMRREGYEFNISRPEVIIKEENGIRLEPFEYLVVDVPEDFSGTVIDKLGRRKAVMSSMTPMDEGYVRIEFEIPARGLIGFRSEFLTDTKGEGVMNHSFLDFRPFVGEVEHRKNGALISMESGKALAYALFNLQERGVLFIEPGTEVYVGMIIGEHSRPNDLEVNPIKGKNLTNVRASGSDDAIKLTPPRKMTLERALEWIEEDELVEVTPKSIRLRKRYLDPHVRKRMAKQKK
- a CDS encoding NAD(P)H-dependent oxidoreductase is translated as MHDPFLEAMEFRHACKIFDHTRKISKEDFEFILECGRLSPSSFGMEPWRFLVIEDEKKKEALQPLCWNQKQITTCSHLVVIKANKAVVQDDTYIQAMFARRGLDEARTKAYIERYKSFLAEQDISCWVQKQCYIAAANMMTGAAFRKIDSCPIEGFEKAKVENYLGLDPQKEEVALILTFGYRLKPQPPKHRLSLDTLVETL
- a CDS encoding deoxyguanosinetriphosphate triphosphohydrolase translates to MKCSDRFYPSINDFRDSFYRDRDRIIHSSSFRRLEYKTQVFINYVGDYFRTRLTHSLEVAQISRTIARELGLSEPLAESIALAHDLGHTPFGHVGGDALDLLIKKSFSSNGFEHNFQSFRVVTKLEKRYKDFDGLNLTFATLEGILKHSYPYKKHFLSSWYDEVFKLDYHPSLEAMIVDKADEIAYISADIDDGIKYGLIDFDTIEENELVQEVMEEAQKEGYKKEEKLFRYRFTSLLIAKMVVSLINESQKHIPRSDAVLCATIPASEPLPICYPSSIATQIKKLKKILFEKLYRHSQILRKMYAGKKCIEGLFQALVEEPRLMPDEFYERAKKDKVYRVVADFIAGMSDRYAMSLYHEIYGIRL
- a CDS encoding Uma2 family endonuclease; the protein is MTVRYIPEYTYEDYKQWEGEWELIDGVPVAMAPSPVSDHQMLLSRIAHELEKSLEECDECYVLVEEDWKIDEKNVVRPDISVVCGELTDFIQKAPLIIAEVVSPSSATRDEDVKFAIYAEEGVKYYILVYPKDYKAKIYRLEDGKYKKVGDFLNEKAKLEGICAVEIDFANVFRKLKKLRNEVQ
- a CDS encoding helix-turn-helix domain-containing protein; translated protein: MEEKVLELLKNSDKPLKSGEIAEALGVDKKEVDKVIKKLKSEGKIESPKRCYYAIKA